A single genomic interval of Syntrophaceae bacterium harbors:
- the ychF gene encoding redox-regulated ATPase YchF, whose amino-acid sequence MGFNCGIIGLPNVGKSTLFNALTCAGAEVANYPFCTIDPNAGIVQVPDERLEHIASVIKPPKVTHTTMEFIDIAGLVRGASKGEGLGNQFLGHIREVDAIVHIVRCFDNPDIAHIYGPIDPVRDIEIVNMELILADLDTLARRIAKTDKTAKAGDKAARKALEVYRRYEDALKKGIPARNLAAHEEEREILAEAHLLTSKKVLYVANVSEKVLKEDGTYIAQVREAAQKEGSRVAVICGDLEMEIAKLDPAERKEFLADLGLKESGLQQIIREGYALLDLITFYTTVGPELRAWTIRRGTRAPQAAGKIHTDMEKGFIRAEVLHYEDFLRAGSIAAAKEKGLLHFEGKEYEIADGDMVYFRFSV is encoded by the coding sequence ATGGGCTTCAACTGCGGCATCATCGGCCTTCCCAACGTCGGGAAATCGACCCTCTTCAACGCGCTGACCTGCGCCGGGGCGGAGGTCGCCAACTACCCCTTCTGCACGATCGACCCCAACGCGGGGATCGTCCAGGTGCCAGACGAGCGCCTCGAGCACATCGCCTCCGTCATCAAGCCCCCGAAGGTGACCCACACGACGATGGAGTTCATCGACATCGCGGGGCTCGTGCGGGGTGCCAGCAAGGGCGAGGGGCTCGGGAACCAGTTCCTGGGACACATCCGCGAGGTCGACGCCATCGTCCACATCGTGCGCTGCTTCGACAACCCCGATATCGCGCACATCTACGGCCCCATCGACCCCGTGCGCGACATCGAGATCGTCAACATGGAGCTCATCCTGGCCGACCTGGACACACTCGCGAGGCGGATCGCCAAGACGGACAAGACCGCCAAGGCGGGTGACAAGGCGGCACGCAAGGCCCTGGAGGTCTACCGGCGTTACGAGGACGCCCTCAAAAAGGGCATCCCCGCGCGCAACCTCGCCGCACACGAGGAGGAACGGGAGATCCTGGCCGAGGCGCACCTGCTGACCTCGAAGAAGGTCCTCTACGTGGCCAACGTGAGCGAGAAGGTTCTCAAGGAGGACGGGACTTACATCGCGCAGGTCCGCGAGGCGGCACAGAAGGAAGGTTCCCGCGTGGCGGTGATCTGCGGCGATCTCGAAATGGAAATCGCCAAGCTCGACCCGGCGGAACGCAAGGAGTTCCTGGCGGACCTCGGTTTGAAGGAATCCGGCCTGCAGCAGATCATCCGCGAGGGCTATGCCCTGCTCGACCTGATCACCTTCTACACCACCGTGGGCCCCGAGCTGCGGGCCTGGACGATCCGCAGGGGAACCCGTGCGCCCCAGGCCGCAGGCAAGATCCACACGGACATGGAAAAGGGCTTCATCCGGGCCGAGGTGCTGCACTACGAAGACTTCTTACGCGCCGGTTCCATCGCGGCGGCCAAGGAAAAGGGGCTCCTGCACTTCGAGGGAAAGGAGTACGAGATCGCCGACGGGGACATGGTCTATTTCAGGTTCAGCGTGTGA
- a CDS encoding sodium-translocating pyrophosphatase, with amino-acid sequence MISERVKRVLSAAFPALCVLLLAAPVFASEADLVIPPLTAAQNNLLMIGFAICFLGMGYGYFMYAKVKGLPAHKSMTDVAEIIFQTCSTYLIQQGKFLFILFVFIGACIFYYFGFLQHMGMKDVLLILAWTVIGILGSYGVAWFGIRMNTLANARMAFASLEGKPMKLLDIPLTAGMSIGVLLVCVELIMMLIILVFMPREVAGAAFIGFAIGESLGASALRICGGIFTKIADIGSDLMKIVFTIKEDDPRNPGVIADCTGDNAGDSVGPTADGFETYGVTGVALISFIVLACLPQYQAELLVWIFVMRILMIVTSIGAYFINKMLTDSLWGGKEKVNFEAALTSLVWITSIISIIVTFLVSKWQLGHYPNELWWKLSIIISCGTLSAALIPELVKVFTSSNSRHVAEVVTASREGGPSLNILSGFVAGNYAGFWIGFSLFVLMFIAYYTSTLGLSAFMEYTAVFAFGLVAFGMLGMGPVTIAVDSYGPVTDNAQSIYELSLIETIPNLEQEIQKDYGFKPRLDVAKHYLEENDSCGNTFKATAKPVLIGTAVVGATTMIFSLILLLKKALNIQPEQILNLLNPWTLLGLLCGGAVIYWFTGASTQAVVTGAYRAVEYIKKNIKLDDAASLSASTENSKEVVKICTVYAQKGMFNIFIAIFFFALAFAFLSAPVKGPESASFFISYLISIAVFGLYQALFMANAGGCWDNAKKVIEVDLKEKGTPLHAAAVIGDTVGDPFKDTSSVALNPIIKFTTLFGILAMEIAIAPDMRGTAITVGLLFLAIAITFVYRSFYAMRIPLEK; translated from the coding sequence ATGATTAGCGAGAGAGTCAAACGTGTCCTCAGCGCTGCGTTCCCGGCGCTGTGCGTTCTGCTCCTTGCGGCACCCGTGTTCGCAAGCGAAGCAGACCTGGTCATTCCCCCGCTGACGGCCGCGCAGAACAACCTGCTGATGATCGGCTTCGCGATTTGCTTCCTGGGAATGGGTTACGGCTACTTCATGTACGCCAAGGTCAAGGGGCTTCCGGCACACAAGTCGATGACCGACGTGGCGGAGATCATTTTCCAGACCTGCAGCACCTACCTCATCCAGCAGGGCAAGTTCCTGTTCATCCTGTTCGTCTTCATCGGCGCGTGTATCTTCTACTACTTCGGCTTCCTGCAGCACATGGGCATGAAGGACGTCCTGCTGATCCTGGCCTGGACCGTCATCGGCATCCTCGGCTCCTACGGCGTGGCGTGGTTCGGCATCCGGATGAACACGCTGGCCAACGCCCGCATGGCCTTCGCCTCGCTCGAAGGCAAGCCCATGAAGCTGCTCGACATCCCCCTGACGGCCGGCATGAGCATCGGCGTCCTGCTGGTCTGCGTCGAGCTCATCATGATGCTCATCATCCTCGTCTTCATGCCCCGCGAAGTGGCGGGCGCGGCCTTCATCGGCTTCGCCATCGGCGAGTCGCTCGGCGCCTCGGCCCTCCGTATCTGCGGCGGTATCTTCACGAAGATCGCCGACATCGGCTCCGACCTCATGAAGATCGTCTTCACGATCAAGGAAGACGACCCGCGCAACCCCGGCGTCATCGCCGACTGCACGGGCGACAACGCGGGCGACAGCGTGGGCCCCACGGCCGACGGGTTCGAGACCTACGGTGTCACGGGTGTCGCGCTCATCAGCTTCATCGTGCTGGCCTGCCTGCCCCAGTACCAGGCGGAGCTGCTCGTGTGGATCTTCGTCATGCGCATCCTCATGATCGTCACCTCCATCGGCGCCTACTTCATCAACAAGATGCTCACCGACTCCCTCTGGGGGGGCAAGGAGAAGGTCAACTTCGAGGCGGCCCTCACGTCGCTCGTCTGGATCACCTCGATCATCTCCATCATCGTGACCTTCCTCGTCAGCAAGTGGCAGCTGGGGCACTACCCGAACGAGCTGTGGTGGAAGCTCTCGATCATCATCAGCTGCGGAACCCTGTCGGCGGCCCTGATCCCCGAGCTGGTGAAGGTCTTCACGAGCTCCAACTCCCGGCACGTGGCCGAGGTCGTCACGGCGTCCCGCGAGGGCGGCCCGTCCCTGAACATCCTCTCCGGGTTCGTCGCGGGCAACTACGCCGGCTTCTGGATCGGCTTCTCTCTGTTCGTCCTCATGTTCATCGCCTACTACACGAGCACCCTGGGGCTTTCGGCCTTCATGGAATACACGGCCGTGTTCGCCTTCGGTCTCGTGGCCTTCGGCATGCTCGGCATGGGCCCCGTGACCATCGCCGTGGACAGCTACGGCCCCGTGACGGACAACGCCCAGTCGATCTACGAGCTCTCCCTCATCGAGACCATCCCCAACCTGGAGCAGGAGATCCAGAAGGACTACGGCTTCAAGCCCAGGCTTGACGTGGCCAAGCACTACCTCGAGGAGAACGACAGCTGCGGCAACACCTTCAAGGCGACCGCCAAGCCCGTGCTCATCGGCACGGCCGTCGTCGGCGCCACGACGATGATCTTCTCGCTGATCCTGCTGCTCAAGAAGGCGCTGAACATCCAGCCCGAGCAGATTCTCAACCTGCTCAACCCCTGGACCCTGCTCGGCCTGCTCTGCGGCGGCGCGGTCATCTACTGGTTCACCGGCGCCTCCACCCAGGCCGTCGTGACCGGCGCCTACCGGGCCGTGGAGTACATCAAGAAGAACATCAAGCTCGACGACGCGGCCAGCCTCAGCGCCTCGACGGAGAACTCGAAGGAAGTCGTGAAGATCTGCACGGTGTACGCCCAGAAGGGCATGTTCAACATCTTCATCGCGATCTTCTTCTTCGCCCTGGCCTTCGCATTCCTCTCCGCCCCGGTGAAGGGTCCGGAGTCCGCCTCGTTCTTCATCAGCTACCTGATCTCGATCGCCGTGTTCGGCCTCTACCAGGCCCTGTTCATGGCCAACGCGGGCGGCTGCTGGGACAACGCGAAGAAGGTCATCGAAGTCGATCTCAAGGAGAAGGGAACGCCCCTGCATGCGGCCGCCGTCATCGGCGACACCGTCGGCGACCCCTTCAAGGACACCTCCTCGGTGGCCCTGAACCCGATCATCAAGTTCACCACCCTGTTCGGCATCCTGGCCATGGAAATCGCCATCGCCCCGGACATGAGGGGGACGGCCATCACCGTCGGGCTCCTGTTCCTCGCGATCGCGATCACCTTCGTCTACAGGTCCTTCTACGCCATGAGGATCCCGCTGGAGAAGTAA
- a CDS encoding aminoacyl-tRNA hydrolase, with the protein MKIIAGLGNPGDQYRLTRHNMGFLVLDALADDAGIAVQKKKFEALLGDGRVGGERVLLVKPQTFMNLSGQAVRQIIDYYQKTAEDLIVVHDDLDLPFGTVRIKVGGGDGGHKGVRSIMDHLGDGAFTRVRLGIGKPPFKGDTEHYVLQTFPKADLEALAETVRRACDAILEILAAGVRPAMNRFNTRERKAAPEADNPPE; encoded by the coding sequence ATGAAAATTATTGCCGGCCTGGGAAACCCCGGCGACCAATACCGCCTGACCCGCCACAACATGGGCTTCCTCGTGCTCGATGCCCTCGCCGATGACGCGGGTATCGCGGTGCAGAAGAAGAAATTCGAGGCCCTGCTCGGCGACGGGCGGGTCGGGGGCGAGCGCGTCCTGCTCGTCAAGCCCCAGACCTTCATGAACCTCAGCGGACAGGCCGTGCGGCAGATCATCGATTATTATCAGAAGACCGCAGAGGACCTCATCGTCGTCCACGACGACCTCGACCTGCCCTTCGGCACCGTCCGCATCAAGGTCGGGGGGGGCGACGGCGGGCACAAGGGGGTCCGATCCATCATGGACCACCTCGGCGACGGGGCGTTCACCCGCGTCCGGCTCGGGATCGGCAAGCCGCCCTTCAAGGGCGACACGGAGCACTACGTCCTTCAGACATTCCCGAAGGCGGACCTGGAGGCCCTGGCCGAGACCGTCCGGAGGGCCTGCGACGCCATCCTCGAGATCCTGGCCGCCGGTGTCCGGCCCGCCATGAACCGTTTCAACACGCGCGAGCGCAAAGCCGCGCCGGAAGCGGACAACCCACCGGAATAA